From Erigeron canadensis isolate Cc75 chromosome 8, C_canadensis_v1, whole genome shotgun sequence, one genomic window encodes:
- the LOC122610415 gene encoding protein indeterminate-domain 4, chloroplastic-like, whose product MASGSSLLNLGQMNEVDDDIKQEEDIRVVVPPKKRRNRPGMPYPDARVIALSPTSLMGKNRFICEVCDKGFPREQNLQLHKRGHNLPWKLKQQRPENDVVKRKVYLCPEPSCVHHDPCRALGDLTGIKKHYFRKHGEKKYKCKRCTKVYAVESDLKAHSKICGKKEYQCHCGTIFTRRDSFISHRAFCEALAQAGPMSSKAVASSSRNPPSLMIKPSIGPNPYKASKTHFMPSTYQSNEHIYEAKSDTMFLTNLLNNTTTMPKDNNFSFIRSNMNSGKDRTSMVIGGGNVSSDPSSAHYLSSHTRVMPQLPATTLLQKAALIGSTSSNNSANKFAGFNPSASSSTPKYEQGKCLFGSENLGSSDSKMIELLNSFSSSGAGSSIYNLSYGAAYGQEESRNGGYDNTWKLDNSEEQNRLRNGTLSNMGIQQSTGVRFTRDFLGVGEKIVRDIRSEGPESAFSGKSFL is encoded by the exons ATGGCTTCTGGATCATCATTGTTGAATTTAGGCCAAATGAATGAAGTAGATGATGATATCAAACAAGAAGAAGATATCCGTGTAGTTGTTCCTCCCAAGAAACGAAGAAATCGTCCAGGAATGCCAT ACCCGGATGCACGTGTTATTGCACTCTCTCCTACCTCTCTAATGGGAAAAAATCGATTTATTTGTGAAGTATGCGACAAAGGTTTTCCAAGGGAGCAAAACTTGCAACTTCATAAAAGGGGTCATAATCTTCCATGGAAGCTTAAGCAACAAAGGCCTGAAAATGATGTAGTGAAAAGAAAAGTGTATTTGTGTCCTGAGCCTTCTTGTGTCCACCATGACCCTTGTCGTGCACTTGGAGACCTTACTGGCATCAAAAAACACTATTTTCGaaagcatggtgagaagaagTACAAATGTAAAAGGTGCACAAAAGTATATGCTGTTGAATCGGACTTAAAAGCCCATTCAAAGATTTGTGGGAAAAAAGAATACCAATGTCATTGTGGCACAATTTTCACCAG GCGTGACAGCTTCATCTCGCACAGGGCTTTCTGTGAGGCATTGGCTCAAGCAGGCCCAATGAGTTCCAAGGCAGTCGCCTCATCCAGCCGCAATCCACCCAGCCTTATGATCAAACCATCTATTGGACCGAACCCTTACAAAGCCTCAAAAACTCACTTTATGCCATCAACATATCAATCAAACGAACACATATATGAGGCAAAGTCTGATACAATGTTTCTCACAAACTTGTTGAACAACACTACTACCATGCCTAAAGACAACAACTTCAGTTTTATAAGAAGCAACATGAATTCTGGAAAAGACAGAACAAGTATGGTCATTGGTGGTGGAAATGTTTCGTCAGATCCCTCTTCTGCACATTATTTATCATCACACACCCGTGTCATGCCGCAACTTCCTGCCACTACATTGCTTCAGAAAGCTGCTCTAATTGGTTCTACATCTAGCAACAATAGTGCTAATAAGTTTGCGGGTTTCAATCCAAGTGCTTCCTCTAGCACTCCTAAGTATGAACAGGGCAAGTGTCTTTTTGGCAGTGAAAATTTAGGAAGTTCTGATAGCAAAATGATTGAGCTTCTCAACTCTTTTAGCAGCAGTGGTGCTGGGTCCTCAATTTATAATCTAAGTTATGGTGCAGCTTATGGACAAGAGGAAAGCCGAAATGGGGGATATGATAATACATGGAAACTTGACAATTCTGAAGAACAGAACCGGCTAAGAAACGGTACTCTTAGCAACATGGGTATTCAACAATCTACTGGTGTGAGATTTACAAGAGACTTTCTTGGGGTTGGAGAGAAAATAGTCCGTGACATACGCAGTGAAGGGCCAGAAAGTGCATTTAGTGGAAAAAGTTTTCTGTAG
- the LOC122610416 gene encoding uncharacterized protein LOC122610416, with amino-acid sequence MEFKVGDMVILKVSPWKGIIHFGKRGKLSPRFIGPFKVLERVNQQAYRLDLPPELDGIHNTFHVCYLRKCLAEEMSVIPLEDISIDPRKKMVDEPVEILGRKQKKLRRKVIDLVLIKWRHNKGESMTWETEAVIRDRYPHLFVAE; translated from the coding sequence ATGGAGTTTAAGGTGGGTGATATGGTTATTTTGAAAGTGTCGCCTTGGAAGGGTATCATTCATTTTGGTAAGCGTGGTAAGCTGAGTCCTCGTTTTATTGGACCATTTAAAGTCTTGGAGCGAGTCAATCAACAAGCTTATAGATTGGATCTTCCTCCTGAGTTGGATGGTATTCATAACACTTTCCATGTGTGTTATTTGAGGAAGTGTTTAGCAGAAGAGATGAGTGTAATTCCTTTGGAAGATATTAGCATTGATCCAAGGAAAAAGATGGTGGATGAACCGGTTGAGATTCTTGGCCGGAAACAAAAGAAGCTTCGTAGAAAGGTAATTGATCTTGTGTTGATTAAATGGAGGCACAATAAGGGTGAGAGCATGACGTGGGAGACTGAAGCTGTGATAAGGGATCGTTACCCGCATTTATTTGTTGCTGAGTAG